In Thermotomaculum hydrothermale, a single genomic region encodes these proteins:
- a CDS encoding TIGR00153 family protein yields MSVSIFEIFSKSPFSPLKQQIEKIKECVTKAAEMVDLLIAGAEYSTLEEYAKEVSKLEHEVDIIKNELRNGISTTVFLPFNKQTILTVLASQDSIADTAEDFAGLLTLKELKIPEEFKPLLAEFKAKVIETFEQLYNIVCEMDVAFESAFGGPEVKHIFEMIDKLGEKEHECDIVQRKLAKKVFEIEDKLKCSEIFLWPKIFNKFGDIANLSEKVGNRIRMMISK; encoded by the coding sequence ATGAGCGTATCTATTTTTGAGATTTTTAGTAAATCTCCTTTTTCACCTTTAAAGCAACAGATTGAAAAGATTAAGGAATGTGTAACCAAAGCTGCTGAAATGGTTGATTTGTTGATTGCAGGGGCGGAGTATTCAACCCTTGAAGAGTATGCTAAAGAAGTTTCCAAGCTTGAACACGAAGTTGATATTATTAAAAATGAATTGAGAAACGGTATAAGTACCACAGTATTCCTTCCCTTTAACAAGCAAACTATTTTGACTGTGCTGGCAAGCCAGGATTCAATAGCGGATACAGCTGAGGATTTTGCAGGTCTTTTAACATTGAAAGAGTTAAAAATTCCAGAAGAGTTCAAGCCTTTACTTGCGGAATTTAAGGCCAAGGTTATTGAGACTTTTGAGCAACTTTACAATATTGTCTGTGAAATGGACGTGGCTTTTGAAAGTGCGTTTGGCGGTCCGGAGGTTAAGCATATTTTTGAGATGATTGATAAATTAGGAGAAAAAGAACATGAATGCGATATTGTTCAAAGAAAACTTGCTAAAAAGGTGTTTGAGATAGAGGACAAACTTAAATGTTCCGAAATTTTCTTGTGGCCTAAAATATTCAACAAATTTGGGGATATAGCAAATTTAAGTGAAAAGGTAGGTAACAGAATAAGAATGATGATAAGTAAATAA
- a CDS encoding lysophospholipid acyltransferase family protein → MFVFLKKLVYSIVFNFVLIFLTLFFLLLLLLIVFLPSKTRNRIFNIIAKIWSWTLLKVSGTKLVVIGKENLPDGPPFIIAFNHLSNFDIYAMAQAIDPVFRAVMKKEIMYIPLFGVVLLLYDSFPIDRKNIHNAKKTLKNVARYFNRHPYIMAITGTRIRNRDFFKVKLKKGPVVTAIQHKIPILPVTLIGPDHVQPKGAVLINPGKTIEVIIHPPVKTDNYTLEDRDRVLMNLREIIGKPLIEKGEAEYVE, encoded by the coding sequence ATGTTTGTGTTTTTAAAGAAATTGGTTTATAGCATAGTTTTTAATTTTGTTTTAATTTTCCTGACTTTGTTTTTTTTGCTTTTACTATTGCTAATAGTGTTTTTACCCTCAAAGACAAGAAATAGAATTTTCAATATTATTGCAAAAATCTGGAGCTGGACTTTACTTAAAGTTTCAGGAACCAAGTTAGTGGTTATCGGGAAGGAAAATCTTCCTGATGGCCCTCCTTTTATAATTGCTTTTAACCATCTCAGCAATTTTGACATCTATGCAATGGCTCAGGCGATTGACCCTGTTTTTAGAGCGGTAATGAAAAAGGAAATTATGTATATTCCCTTGTTTGGAGTGGTGTTGTTATTGTACGATTCATTCCCAATCGACAGAAAAAACATTCATAATGCTAAAAAAACTTTGAAAAATGTGGCAAGATACTTTAACAGACATCCGTATATTATGGCAATTACAGGTACAAGGATAAGAAACAGGGACTTTTTTAAGGTAAAACTCAAAAAAGGGCCTGTTGTTACGGCTATTCAGCATAAAATTCCTATTTTGCCTGTAACATTAATAGGGCCTGACCATGTCCAACCAAAGGGAGCAGTTTTAATCAACCCTGGAAAAACAATTGAGGTTATAATTCACCCCCCTGTAAAAACTGATAATTACACTCTTGAAGATAGAGATAGAGTTTTAATGAATTTAAGGGAGATTATTGGTAAGCCTTTAATAGAAAAGGGGGAGGCAGAGTATGTTGAATAA
- a CDS encoding inorganic phosphate transporter yields MDFNTIIYILAIIFGFYMAWNVGANDVANAMGTSVGSKAITLKQAVLIAAIFEFSGAYLVGSHVTQTIRKGMVDISIFSSIPSHFVLGMLAALIATAIWLHLATYYGLPVSTTHSIVGAVIGFGLVAGGTRAVKWAGVGKIVLSWIISPIAGGIFAYIIFMFVSKKILQKENPVEELKKKGPFLIGMLGFVLTMSVIYKGLKLKSISLDRAIEISFIVFLIIAIISYMLLRMAKSHTEYDYPQKLNRVEKIFAFMQVITACYVAFAHGSNDVANAVGPLSAIVNVLKEGAVKQHAVVYDWVLALGGAGIAIGVATYGYKVIETVGKKITDISPSRGFSAEFSAATTILICSKLGLPISTTHTLVGAVIGVGFARGIAGLNVKIIRDIVYSWLVTLPFTGILSAVLYYIFVHVVTL; encoded by the coding sequence ATGGATTTTAATACAATTATCTATATCCTTGCAATTATTTTTGGTTTTTATATGGCCTGGAATGTAGGGGCAAACGATGTTGCAAATGCAATGGGTACATCTGTTGGCTCAAAGGCTATTACTTTAAAACAGGCTGTACTAATTGCAGCAATATTTGAGTTTTCAGGGGCTTACCTTGTTGGTTCCCATGTTACCCAAACTATAAGGAAGGGGATGGTTGATATTTCAATTTTTTCCTCTATCCCGTCTCATTTTGTATTAGGTATGCTTGCTGCTTTAATTGCAACTGCTATCTGGCTTCACCTTGCCACATACTATGGGTTGCCTGTGTCAACCACCCACTCAATTGTCGGTGCTGTAATAGGGTTTGGGCTTGTTGCTGGGGGAACAAGAGCTGTTAAATGGGCAGGGGTAGGAAAGATTGTATTAAGCTGGATTATTTCCCCTATTGCAGGAGGCATTTTTGCATACATAATCTTTATGTTTGTAAGTAAAAAAATTCTTCAAAAGGAAAATCCTGTTGAAGAATTAAAGAAAAAAGGGCCTTTTTTGATTGGTATGTTAGGTTTTGTTTTAACGATGAGTGTAATTTATAAAGGGCTTAAACTTAAGTCAATATCTTTAGATAGGGCGATTGAAATTTCCTTTATTGTATTTTTAATTATTGCAATTATTTCATATATGTTGTTAAGAATGGCAAAATCTCATACTGAGTATGATTATCCCCAAAAGCTTAATAGAGTGGAAAAGATATTTGCTTTTATGCAGGTGATTACAGCCTGTTATGTTGCATTTGCCCATGGTTCAAACGATGTTGCCAACGCTGTGGGACCGTTAAGTGCAATAGTGAATGTTTTAAAGGAGGGTGCTGTAAAACAGCATGCAGTTGTTTACGATTGGGTTTTAGCTTTAGGTGGAGCAGGAATAGCAATTGGTGTTGCTACTTATGGATATAAGGTTATTGAAACAGTGGGAAAGAAGATTACAGATATATCTCCTTCAAGGGGGTTTTCAGCTGAATTTTCTGCTGCCACAACTATTTTGATTTGTTCCAAATTAGGTCTTCCTATATCAACCACGCACACCCTTGTTGGAGCAGTTATAGGTGTTGGATTTGCAAGAGGTATCGCAGGTTTAAATGTGAAAATAATTAGAGATATAGTTTATTCATGGCTGGTAACCTTGCCCTTTACAGGGATTCTGTCGGCTGTTTTGTATTATATTTTTGTTCATGTCGTAACTCTTTAA